The following proteins come from a genomic window of Streptomyces sp. GS7:
- a CDS encoding TetR/AcrR family transcriptional regulator, with translation MASVRCGTGAQPRLRADALRNRERIIAAARETMVESGAEVPFDEIARRAGVGNATLYRHFADRQELIHHVTLSVMSRTADRAESALAEESDAFEALRRFVHDAVEERIGALCPLLSDGIDPAHPDLIAARERLEAAVEAVMGAARDSGQLRTDIAVGDLMVALTQLTRPLPGWGSPRTKSGGGCLDFDKFVHRHLQLFLDGLRAPGRSELPGSAATLEDLRHHRP, from the coding sequence ATCGCTTCGGTGCGTTGCGGTACGGGGGCGCAGCCGCGGCTGCGGGCCGACGCGCTGCGCAACCGCGAGCGGATCATCGCGGCCGCCCGGGAGACGATGGTCGAGTCCGGGGCCGAGGTCCCGTTCGATGAAATCGCTCGACGTGCGGGTGTCGGCAATGCGACGCTTTATCGTCACTTCGCGGATCGCCAGGAGTTGATCCACCACGTCACGCTCTCCGTCATGTCCCGTACCGCGGACCGTGCGGAGAGCGCCCTCGCCGAGGAGTCCGATGCCTTTGAAGCGCTGCGGCGCTTTGTCCACGACGCGGTGGAGGAGCGGATCGGGGCGCTGTGCCCGCTGCTCTCGGACGGCATCGACCCGGCGCATCCCGATCTAATCGCCGCGCGCGAGCGCCTGGAGGCGGCCGTCGAGGCCGTCATGGGTGCCGCGCGCGACAGCGGCCAGCTGCGCACCGACATCGCCGTCGGTGATCTGATGGTCGCGCTCACCCAGCTCACCCGCCCGCTGCCCGGATGGGGGTCCCCCCGGACGAAGTCTGGGGGAGGCTGTCTCGACTTCGACAAGTTCGTGCACCGGCATCTGCAGCTGTTCCTGGACGGTCTGCGGGCACCCGGCCGGTCCGAACTCCCCGGATCCGCCGCCACGTTGGAGGACCTGAGGCACCACCGCCCGTGA
- a CDS encoding MFS transporter, protein MPETAGHVDPRRWKALIFIALAQLMVVLDATIVNIALPSAQTDLGISDANRQWVITAYALAFGGLLLFGGRVADLWGRRRTFIIGLVGFAVASALGGAAVNEGMLLGARALQGVFGALLAPSALSLLAVTFTEARERAKAFGIFGAIAGGGGAVGLILGGVLTEYMNWRWTFFVNIPFAVVAATGAVLVIREPAQGRNSSRLDIPGVILATLGLVSLVYGFTRVESDGWLARVPLGLFAAAAVLLLAFVLVESRVKAPLLPLRVVAERNRAGVYASLGLAVIGMFGLFLFLTYYLQIVKGYTPVVTGLAFLPMVAGMITGSTQIGARLMTRVRPRYLMAPGFTVAALGMLVLSQIDLDTSYPALILPGFVLMGLGMGTAFMPAMSLATHGVQPRDAGVASAMVNTSQQVGGAIGTALLNTIAASATTAYATAHAAGARSADLLKLQSMVHGYTTAIWWAVGILALAAVIAFTFINTGRPGAGSPAASSDEDAAAGAADADASVPVMVH, encoded by the coding sequence ATGCCCGAAACAGCCGGCCACGTCGATCCGCGGCGCTGGAAAGCGCTCATATTCATCGCCCTCGCACAGCTGATGGTCGTCCTCGACGCGACGATCGTGAACATCGCCCTGCCCTCCGCCCAGACGGACCTCGGCATCAGTGACGCCAACCGGCAGTGGGTCATCACGGCCTACGCGCTGGCCTTCGGCGGGCTGCTGCTCTTCGGCGGCAGGGTGGCCGACCTGTGGGGACGGCGGCGGACCTTCATCATCGGGCTCGTCGGCTTCGCGGTCGCCTCCGCGCTCGGCGGGGCCGCGGTCAACGAAGGGATGCTGCTGGGCGCGCGGGCGCTGCAGGGCGTCTTCGGCGCGCTGCTGGCGCCGTCGGCGCTGTCGCTGCTGGCGGTGACCTTCACGGAGGCCCGGGAGCGCGCCAAGGCGTTCGGTATCTTCGGTGCGATCGCCGGTGGCGGTGGCGCGGTGGGGCTGATCCTCGGCGGTGTGCTGACCGAGTACATGAACTGGCGCTGGACCTTCTTCGTGAACATCCCGTTCGCGGTGGTCGCCGCGACCGGTGCCGTCCTGGTGATCCGCGAGCCCGCACAGGGCCGCAACTCCTCCCGGCTGGACATCCCCGGCGTCATCCTCGCCACGCTCGGCCTGGTCTCGCTGGTCTACGGCTTCACGCGGGTCGAGTCGGACGGCTGGCTGGCCCGTGTGCCGCTGGGGCTGTTCGCGGCGGCGGCGGTGCTGCTGCTGGCGTTCGTCCTGGTCGAGTCCAGGGTGAAGGCGCCGCTGCTGCCGCTGCGGGTGGTCGCCGAGCGGAACCGCGCCGGTGTCTACGCGTCGCTGGGCCTGGCCGTGATCGGCATGTTCGGCCTCTTCCTGTTCCTGACCTACTACCTCCAGATCGTGAAGGGCTACACGCCGGTCGTGACCGGGCTGGCCTTCCTCCCGATGGTCGCGGGCATGATCACCGGCTCGACGCAGATCGGTGCCCGGCTGATGACCCGGGTCCGGCCGCGGTACCTGATGGCGCCCGGCTTCACAGTCGCCGCGCTCGGCATGCTGGTCCTGAGCCAGATCGACCTGGACACGTCCTACCCGGCGCTGATCCTGCCCGGCTTCGTGCTGATGGGCCTCGGCATGGGTACCGCGTTCATGCCGGCGATGTCGCTGGCCACGCACGGCGTCCAGCCGCGCGACGCCGGTGTCGCCTCCGCGATGGTCAACACCTCGCAGCAGGTGGGCGGTGCGATCGGTACCGCCCTGCTGAACACCATCGCGGCCAGCGCCACCACCGCGTACGCCACCGCGCATGCGGCCGGGGCGCGCTCGGCGGATCTGCTCAAGCTCCAGTCGATGGTGCACGGCTACACCACGGCCATCTGGTGGGCGGTCGGCATCCTGGCGCTGGCGGCGGTGATCGCCTTCACCTTCATCAACACCGGGCGCCCGGGTGCCGGTTCGCCGGCCGCCTCGTCGGACGAGGACGCCGCCGCGGGTGCGGCCGACGCGGACGCGTCGGTCCCGGTCATGGTGCACTGA
- a CDS encoding MarR family winged helix-turn-helix transcriptional regulator: protein MSNEPATEPRWLTDEEQHAWQSYLHATTLLEDHLDRQLQRDAGMPHVYYGLLVQLSRAPRRRMRMTELAQNAKITRSRLSHAVARLEKNGWVRREHCPSDKRGQNAHLTDEGMRVLEKAAPGHVAAVRAAIFDRLSPEQINQLDEICGVMAEGLQPQGADLPWLR, encoded by the coding sequence ATGAGCAACGAACCCGCAACCGAGCCGCGCTGGCTCACCGACGAGGAGCAACACGCCTGGCAGTCCTACCTCCACGCCACGACGCTCCTGGAGGACCACCTCGACCGCCAGCTACAGCGCGACGCCGGGATGCCGCACGTCTATTACGGCCTGCTCGTCCAGCTCTCCCGTGCGCCGCGGCGCCGGATGCGGATGACCGAGCTGGCCCAGAACGCCAAGATCACGCGTTCCCGCCTCTCCCATGCCGTGGCCCGCCTGGAGAAGAACGGCTGGGTACGGCGCGAGCACTGCCCGTCCGACAAACGGGGCCAGAACGCCCACCTCACGGACGAGGGCATGCGGGTCCTGGAGAAGGCCGCACCCGGACATGTCGCCGCGGTCCGCGCCGCGATCTTCGACCGGCTCTCCCCGGAGCAGATCAACCAACTCGACGAGATCTGCGGGGTCATGGCCGAGGGGCTGCAACCGCAAGGCGCCGACCTCCCCTGGCTCCGCTGA
- a CDS encoding dioxygenase family protein, with protein MPALYLSHGAPPLADDPVWPGQLAAWSAQLPRPKAVLMVSAHWEEAPLALGATETVPLVYDFWGFPEHYYRVRYQAPGAPELAERVRRTLRAPGTPVEDIPDRGLDHGAYVPLVEMYPHADVPVLQMSLPTLDPRRLYAIGRRLAPLREEGVLIVGSGFFTHNLAALRQSANGTPAWSAEFDDWGRRALEDQDLDALFDFAHKAPAGGLAHPRTEHFAPLFVTLGAADAQGQLGSGRSVIDGYWMGLAKRSVQYG; from the coding sequence ATGCCCGCCCTATATCTCAGTCACGGCGCTCCGCCGCTCGCCGACGACCCGGTCTGGCCGGGGCAACTGGCCGCCTGGTCCGCGCAGCTGCCCCGCCCCAAGGCGGTCCTGATGGTCTCCGCCCACTGGGAGGAGGCCCCGCTCGCCCTCGGCGCCACCGAGACGGTGCCGCTGGTCTACGACTTCTGGGGCTTCCCCGAGCACTACTACCGGGTGCGCTACCAGGCCCCCGGCGCACCCGAACTCGCCGAACGGGTCCGCCGGACGCTGCGGGCACCGGGCACGCCCGTCGAGGACATCCCCGACCGCGGGCTCGACCACGGGGCGTACGTCCCGCTCGTCGAGATGTACCCGCACGCCGACGTCCCGGTGCTCCAGATGTCGCTGCCCACCCTCGACCCGCGGCGGCTCTACGCGATCGGGCGCCGGCTCGCACCGCTGCGCGAGGAGGGCGTACTGATCGTCGGCAGCGGCTTCTTCACCCACAACCTGGCGGCGCTGCGGCAGTCCGCGAACGGGACGCCCGCCTGGTCGGCGGAGTTCGACGACTGGGGGCGGCGGGCCCTGGAGGACCAGGACCTCGACGCGCTCTTCGACTTCGCGCACAAGGCGCCGGCCGGCGGCCTGGCTCATCCGCGCACCGAGCACTTCGCGCCGCTGTTCGTGACCCTGGGGGCCGCGGACGCCCAGGGGCAGCTGGGCAGCGGGCGAAGTGTGATCGACGGCTACTGGATGGGACTGGCCAAGCGGTCGGTGCAGTACGGCTGA